The following proteins come from a genomic window of Tepidiforma thermophila:
- the ctaD gene encoding cytochrome c oxidase subunit I yields MTSIAIPRPAYAERPWILDWLTTVDHKKLGILYLYTTMFFFAVGGILALLVRAQLAVADNTFVNNDAYNQIFTMHASAMLFLFIIPVWAGFGNYIVPLQIGAADMAFPRINALSFWLIPPAGLLMFAGFLFGGAADAGWTAYSPLARGSGVGLDLWIISVIILGVSSTIGAANFMVTMFRMRAPGMTMFRMPIFCWTMLVTAVLQLLATPVLASALAMLYIDRNFGGSFFDPNGGGNAVLWQNIFWFYSHPAVYIMILPGMGIISEILPVFARKPLFGYKAFVFATMGIGGLGFSVWAHHMFTTGAVLKPWFGFMTFMIGVPTGVKMFNWLGTLWRGSITFEAPMLFALGFLSMFLIGGINGTFSAAVPVDFAIHDTYFVVAHIHYVLFGGAVFAVFAGLYYWFPKIWGRRLDERLARIHFALQFIGFNLAFFPMHLLGLDGMPRRIATYSESSGWETLNLISTIGAFLIGVAMIPFIINVVMAFMRPKDQPNDPWQANTLEWWTSSPPPAHNFDDLPEVHSERPLWDLRHGKAAH; encoded by the coding sequence ATGACCAGCATCGCAATCCCACGACCGGCGTATGCCGAACGGCCCTGGATCCTCGACTGGTTGACGACCGTCGACCACAAGAAGCTGGGGATCCTGTACCTCTACACGACGATGTTCTTCTTCGCCGTCGGCGGCATCCTTGCGCTGCTGGTGCGCGCACAGCTGGCCGTGGCGGACAACACGTTCGTGAACAACGACGCGTACAACCAGATCTTCACGATGCACGCGTCGGCGATGCTGTTCCTGTTCATCATCCCGGTGTGGGCCGGCTTCGGGAACTACATCGTCCCGCTGCAGATCGGTGCGGCCGATATGGCCTTCCCGCGGATTAATGCGCTTTCCTTCTGGCTCATCCCCCCGGCAGGGCTGCTGATGTTTGCCGGCTTCCTGTTCGGCGGGGCCGCCGACGCCGGCTGGACGGCCTACAGCCCGCTGGCGCGCGGGTCCGGCGTGGGGCTCGACCTCTGGATCATCTCGGTCATCATCCTCGGCGTTTCGTCCACCATCGGCGCTGCGAACTTCATGGTGACGATGTTCCGGATGCGGGCGCCGGGCATGACGATGTTCCGGATGCCGATCTTCTGCTGGACGATGCTGGTGACGGCTGTTCTGCAGCTCCTGGCGACGCCGGTGCTGGCTTCGGCGCTGGCGATGCTCTACATCGACCGGAACTTCGGCGGCTCGTTCTTTGACCCGAACGGCGGCGGCAACGCGGTTCTCTGGCAGAACATTTTCTGGTTCTACTCGCACCCGGCCGTTTACATCATGATCCTGCCGGGCATGGGCATCATCTCGGAAATCCTGCCCGTCTTCGCCCGGAAGCCCCTCTTCGGCTACAAGGCGTTCGTGTTCGCAACGATGGGCATCGGCGGCCTGGGCTTCAGCGTGTGGGCGCACCACATGTTCACGACCGGGGCGGTGCTGAAGCCGTGGTTCGGGTTCATGACCTTCATGATCGGCGTGCCCACCGGCGTGAAGATGTTCAACTGGCTGGGCACGCTCTGGCGGGGCTCGATTACCTTCGAGGCGCCGATGCTGTTCGCGCTCGGCTTCCTGAGCATGTTCCTCATCGGCGGCATCAACGGGACCTTCTCGGCAGCGGTGCCGGTCGACTTCGCGATTCACGACACCTATTTCGTGGTCGCGCACATCCATTACGTGCTGTTCGGCGGGGCGGTGTTCGCGGTATTCGCGGGCCTGTACTACTGGTTCCCGAAGATCTGGGGCCGGCGGCTCGATGAGCGGCTGGCGCGGATCCATTTCGCGCTGCAGTTCATCGGGTTTAACCTGGCGTTCTTCCCGATGCACCTGCTCGGCCTGGACGGGATGCCGCGGCGTATCGCGACCTACTCCGAGAGCAGCGGCTGGGAGACGCTCAACCTGATTTCGACGATCGGCGCGTTCCTCATCGGCGTCGCCATGATCCCGTTCATCATCAACGTGGTGATGGCGTTCATGCGGCCGAAAGATCAGCCGAACGACCCATGGCAGGCGAACACCCTGGAGTGGTGGACCAGCTCGCCGCCGCCGGCGCACAACTTTGATGACCTTCCCGAGGTCCACTCCGAGCGGCCGCTCTGGGACCTGCGCCACGGCAAGGCGGCCCATTAA
- the coxB gene encoding cytochrome c oxidase subunit II, whose protein sequence is MPSTGKLRIIRRVNFLVSAALLAIATISPALAGWGMPDPITDQAERIEDLWIFTLIIALAVFFAVESALLYAIIRFRKKSDELPKQTHGSTAIEIVWTAIPVLIVIALFSYSFIVLRDVEKKASDDALTIDVTGFQFSWEFVYNLNDLGKNTQPNAEGQFSIIGTAANEPTFVIPVGEPVEFRLKSNDVIHAFYIPNFLYKLDVIPGRDNRFVITAKETGEFTGQCAELCGLNHALMRFHVRVVEREEFDKWVAEQAGARPSVRQP, encoded by the coding sequence ATGCCGTCAACCGGGAAACTGCGAATCATCCGCCGGGTCAACTTCCTCGTCAGCGCAGCGCTCCTGGCCATTGCAACAATCAGCCCCGCACTAGCCGGCTGGGGGATGCCGGACCCGATTACAGACCAGGCCGAGCGGATTGAGGACCTCTGGATCTTCACGTTGATCATCGCCCTCGCTGTGTTCTTCGCGGTCGAGAGCGCGCTCCTGTATGCCATCATCCGCTTCCGCAAGAAGAGCGACGAGCTGCCGAAGCAAACGCACGGGAGCACGGCCATCGAGATCGTCTGGACGGCAATCCCTGTGCTGATTGTCATCGCGCTGTTCTCGTATTCGTTCATCGTGCTGCGCGATGTAGAGAAGAAGGCATCGGATGATGCGCTCACTATCGATGTGACCGGATTCCAGTTTTCCTGGGAGTTCGTGTACAACCTGAACGACCTCGGGAAGAACACCCAACCGAACGCCGAGGGGCAGTTCTCCATCATCGGCACCGCCGCAAACGAACCGACGTTTGTCATCCCTGTTGGCGAACCGGTCGAGTTCCGGCTCAAGTCGAATGACGTCATCCACGCGTTCTACATCCCGAATTTCCTCTACAAGCTTGATGTCATTCCCGGGCGCGATAACCGATTCGTCATTACGGCGAAGGAGACCGGTGAATTCACCGGCCAGTGCGCTGAACTGTGCGGCCTGAACCACGCGCTCATGCGGTTCCATGTGCGGGTGGTTGAGCGGGAGGAATTCGACAAGTGGGTGGCGGAACAGGCAGGCGCCAGGCCTTCGGTCCGCCAGCCGTGA
- a CDS encoding cytochrome c oxidase subunit 3, producing MAAHAVATQHKQGLSNGMLGFILFLASEVMFFGGLFAAYFIARADAREWPPEYLLTPEQVAAGVKLEVEFWLPFIATILLVTSSVTIQLAVFSIQRGNRSGLIRWTFVSIVLGLVFLIMQMYDYSQLHFGVGDTIYGTTFYTLTGFHGLHVAGGVVFMGIILARSLAGQFTAANHEAVEACSFYWHFVDVVWIALFTTLYIIP from the coding sequence ATGGCAGCGCATGCGGTCGCCACCCAGCACAAGCAGGGCCTGAGCAATGGGATGCTCGGCTTCATCCTCTTCCTCGCGTCGGAGGTGATGTTCTTCGGCGGGCTGTTCGCCGCCTACTTCATCGCCCGGGCCGACGCGAGGGAGTGGCCGCCGGAATATCTGCTGACGCCGGAGCAGGTGGCGGCCGGCGTGAAGCTGGAAGTGGAGTTCTGGCTCCCGTTCATCGCGACCATTCTCCTTGTGACCAGCTCGGTGACCATCCAGCTCGCGGTCTTCTCGATTCAGCGAGGGAACCGCTCGGGCCTGATCCGCTGGACGTTCGTCTCGATCGTCCTCGGCCTCGTGTTCCTCATCATGCAGATGTATGACTACAGCCAGCTCCACTTCGGAGTGGGCGACACGATTTACGGGACCACGTTCTACACCCTCACCGGCTTCCACGGCCTGCATGTGGCGGGCGGCGTGGTCTTCATGGGCATCATCCTGGCGCGCTCGCTCGCCGGGCAGTTCACTGCGGCGAATCACGAAGCCGTCGAGGCGTGCTCGTTCTACTGGCACTTCGTCGACGTGGTGTGGATCGCGCTGTTCACCACGCTCTACATCATTCCCTAG
- a CDS encoding M23 family metallopeptidase encodes MTTRRQVLAALGVGLALPLPAMARLARGERTPGIAAERQSALPHRVVLPLVGTDGPRPEVRLSFRTPYQGGAIYLEVRHAVSGSARIFGRTSPLSPGPGGLEGFVGIGVLDPPGPASMEVIVTDAAGGSFRFVEPITVRATQWTSDDIWLPPPDPNTPPPEEPPLEPEQPRLDALYATVTPRQWTLPFIIPIELGGEVWVSGYFGEQRSFNGGPRVGHHGGTDIAAPPGTPARTTNHGTVVMSELTLVRGNLVVVDHGGGILSCYGHLSERTVAVGQTVRRGDVVGRVGSTGLSSGPHLHWELSVAGVLVDGLRWLDGTQGF; translated from the coding sequence ATGACAACCCGACGGCAGGTCCTCGCAGCGCTGGGGGTCGGGCTGGCGCTGCCGCTGCCGGCCATGGCCCGGCTTGCGCGCGGCGAGCGGACGCCCGGCATCGCCGCAGAACGGCAGTCGGCGCTGCCGCATCGTGTTGTGCTGCCCCTGGTGGGCACTGATGGCCCGCGGCCAGAGGTTCGGCTCTCCTTCCGAACGCCGTACCAGGGCGGGGCGATCTACCTGGAGGTCCGGCATGCGGTTTCCGGGAGCGCGCGGATTTTCGGGCGAACGTCGCCGCTCAGCCCGGGGCCGGGCGGGCTCGAAGGGTTCGTCGGGATCGGCGTGCTGGACCCCCCGGGGCCTGCCTCGATGGAGGTCATCGTCACAGACGCCGCCGGGGGCAGCTTCCGGTTCGTTGAACCGATTACCGTCCGGGCGACGCAGTGGACCTCCGACGACATCTGGCTGCCGCCGCCGGACCCGAACACGCCGCCGCCGGAGGAGCCGCCGCTGGAGCCGGAGCAGCCGCGGCTCGATGCGCTCTATGCCACCGTCACCCCGCGGCAGTGGACGCTGCCGTTCATCATCCCGATTGAACTGGGCGGCGAGGTCTGGGTGAGCGGGTATTTTGGCGAGCAGCGGTCGTTTAACGGCGGGCCGCGCGTCGGCCACCACGGCGGGACGGACATTGCCGCGCCGCCCGGGACACCAGCCCGGACCACCAACCATGGCACGGTCGTGATGTCGGAGCTGACGCTGGTGCGGGGGAACCTCGTGGTGGTGGACCACGGCGGCGGGATTCTGTCGTGCTACGGGCATCTTTCGGAGCGCACTGTTGCAGTTGGGCAGACGGTACGCCGCGGGGACGTCGTCGGGCGGGTGGGCTCGACAGGGCTGTCGAGCGGTCCTCACCTCCACTGGGAGCTGAGCGTAGCGGGAGTGCTGGTGGATGGGCTGCGGTGGCTGGACGGGACACAGGGGTTTTAG
- a CDS encoding COX15/CtaA family protein, producing the protein MILAQRLAILTAVLTLVLIAVGAFVRATGSGLGCPDWPLCHGQAVPPGEKEAWIEFSHRFIASIVGLLVIAVAAAAWKYYRHVPLIVWVATATVPLVGFQGLLGAITVVRELPPEIVATHLVTAMVVLSCITLVAVAMWMEDERHRESVARFRDAARVPGAWALAGLGWLAVTFWVGGYMAESGASTACSGWPLCNGGVLPGADDQEITHMLHRYLAGAFVFFVVPALVTAWRRREQLPWARPYVVALGGLYAMQVLVGALNVWYTFPDPLTVAHTAIAAGIWGVLSAGAALGFYQPYRATAVRPLPRAEAPA; encoded by the coding sequence ATGATTCTCGCGCAGCGCCTCGCCATTCTCACTGCAGTTCTCACGCTGGTTCTCATCGCCGTTGGTGCCTTTGTCCGGGCTACGGGCTCGGGCCTGGGTTGCCCCGACTGGCCGCTCTGCCACGGGCAGGCCGTGCCCCCCGGGGAAAAGGAGGCCTGGATCGAGTTCTCGCACCGGTTCATCGCATCGATCGTCGGACTGCTGGTTATCGCCGTCGCAGCGGCGGCGTGGAAGTACTACCGGCACGTGCCGCTGATCGTGTGGGTGGCGACCGCGACCGTCCCGCTGGTGGGATTCCAGGGTCTCCTTGGGGCGATCACAGTGGTGCGCGAGCTGCCACCGGAGATCGTCGCGACGCACCTGGTGACGGCGATGGTGGTGCTGTCATGCATCACGCTGGTCGCCGTGGCGATGTGGATGGAGGATGAGCGGCACCGGGAGTCGGTCGCCCGGTTCCGGGACGCAGCGAGAGTGCCGGGCGCCTGGGCGCTGGCCGGGCTCGGCTGGCTGGCGGTAACGTTCTGGGTCGGCGGGTACATGGCCGAGAGCGGTGCGAGCACGGCCTGCTCGGGCTGGCCGCTTTGCAACGGCGGGGTGCTGCCGGGCGCAGACGACCAGGAGATTACCCACATGCTGCACCGGTACCTCGCGGGGGCGTTCGTCTTCTTCGTGGTGCCGGCCCTCGTTACGGCGTGGCGGCGACGGGAGCAGCTCCCGTGGGCGCGTCCGTACGTTGTTGCGCTCGGGGGGCTGTACGCGATGCAGGTGCTGGTCGGGGCGCTGAACGTCTGGTACACGTTCCCGGACCCGCTGACGGTGGCGCATACCGCGATTGCGGCCGGCATCTGGGGCGTGCTTTCCGCAGGGGCGGCACTCGGTTTCTATCAGCCGTACCGGGCAACGGCTGTCCGTCCGCTGCCGCGTGCTGAGGCGCCGGCATGA
- a CDS encoding heme o synthase: MTAELVFPARASVATTVRNYITLTKPRVISLLLVTTVPAMVVAAGGWPGTWLVLATLIGGATSAAGANVINCWYDRDIDAIMRRTRERPTVTGAIPPGHALAFGIALGAGAFFFLWATTTFAAAVLALTALLFYVFVYTIWLKRRTPQNIVIGGAAGAFPPVVGWAAVTGDAPLAAWVMFAIVFFWTPPHFWALSLRLEGDYSRAGVPMLPVTDGPERTRVEIFRYAVLLVPVTLLLAPAAGLGWVYTSAAAILGAWFAWVTWRLWRRPSSIAPIRVYKISMLYLALLFVAMGVDAAL, translated from the coding sequence ATGACGGCTGAGCTGGTGTTCCCGGCGCGGGCGTCAGTGGCGACAACGGTCCGCAACTACATCACGCTGACCAAGCCGCGCGTCATTTCGCTGCTGCTGGTCACGACCGTGCCGGCGATGGTGGTTGCGGCTGGAGGCTGGCCGGGGACCTGGCTGGTGCTTGCGACGCTGATTGGCGGAGCGACGTCGGCGGCCGGGGCGAACGTCATCAACTGCTGGTACGACCGGGACATCGACGCCATCATGCGGCGGACGCGGGAGCGGCCCACGGTGACGGGGGCCATCCCGCCCGGTCACGCGCTCGCCTTCGGGATCGCCCTCGGCGCGGGGGCGTTCTTTTTCCTGTGGGCCACAACGACATTTGCGGCGGCCGTGCTGGCGCTGACGGCCCTGCTGTTTTACGTCTTCGTGTACACCATCTGGCTGAAGCGGCGGACGCCGCAGAACATCGTCATCGGCGGGGCCGCCGGCGCGTTTCCACCGGTTGTCGGCTGGGCCGCGGTGACGGGCGATGCTCCGCTGGCGGCGTGGGTGATGTTCGCCATCGTGTTCTTCTGGACGCCGCCGCACTTCTGGGCGCTCTCCCTCCGGCTCGAAGGCGACTATTCGCGAGCGGGCGTTCCCATGCTGCCGGTGACGGACGGCCCGGAGCGGACACGGGTCGAGATTTTCCGGTACGCCGTGCTGCTGGTGCCGGTGACGCTGCTCCTGGCCCCGGCTGCGGGGCTCGGGTGGGTCTACACGTCGGCGGCGGCCATCCTGGGGGCGTGGTTTGCGTGGGTGACGTGGCGGTTGTGGCGCCGCCCCTCATCGATTGCGCCAATTCGGGTCTACAAGATTTCGATGCTTTATCTTGCCCTGCTGTTCGTGGCGATGGGGGTCGACGCGGCGCTCTAG
- a CDS encoding MaoC family dehydratase, which translates to MTVYDGRDKFGRYYEDFEVGDVYKHWPGKTITEAMDHLFCDITMNHHPLHSDRWYAEEETQFKQNVVVGNLVYSLVLGMSVPDVSGKAIANLEIESLKHLKPTFHGDTIRAETTVLDKRETSDGTRGIVTVETRGFNQRGEEVCYFRRKVMVPKRPASG; encoded by the coding sequence ATGACTGTCTACGATGGCAGGGACAAGTTCGGCCGCTACTACGAGGATTTCGAAGTCGGGGACGTGTACAAGCACTGGCCCGGCAAGACCATCACGGAGGCGATGGACCACCTCTTCTGCGACATCACGATGAACCACCACCCGCTGCACAGCGACCGGTGGTATGCGGAGGAGGAGACGCAGTTCAAGCAGAACGTGGTGGTGGGGAACCTCGTGTACTCGCTGGTGCTGGGGATGAGCGTGCCCGATGTCTCGGGCAAGGCGATCGCGAACCTCGAGATCGAGAGCCTGAAGCACCTGAAGCCGACGTTCCACGGCGACACGATCCGGGCGGAGACGACCGTGCTGGACAAACGGGAGACCTCGGACGGGACGCGCGGGATTGTGACGGTCGAGACGCGGGGGTTCAACCAGCGCGGCGAAGAGGTGTGCTACTTCCGCCGGAAGGTGATGGTTCCGAAGCGCCCGGCGAGCGGGTAG
- a CDS encoding cupredoxin domain-containing protein: MDHQANAHGEHHDVHLPDPSIWPLVVGVAALFLGAALIYWSRVDDKTFAGPLLGAAIVSALIAVFGWAYEDGQMRKKAAMGGHGQAAPTRYTQVVTFALAEGKLEQARKSGIIHDLESSDNQLRDLDGFQDLRIIVSPAATGPSQVLVETTWSDREGLATYEETRQTMLDIIARHTDEVVPGTVQVFDMEVIRDTKDVTFRFGTGAAFTVIAGLMLGGFMVGAGLNLFASESTGTGGGAPAPTPVDNPFRVIATDNKFDKKEIVAGPNAEITITLVNRGRAKHNIHFYDRKGGQTLAPGAEGAIIDGGMETKVTFVTPGPGEYYFVCDLHPDQMDGIFRVVEGGPVGTGEPPATPEASPAPEG; encoded by the coding sequence ATGGACCACCAGGCGAACGCACACGGCGAACACCACGACGTCCACCTGCCGGACCCAAGCATCTGGCCACTCGTCGTCGGGGTCGCCGCGCTCTTCCTCGGCGCTGCGCTGATTTACTGGTCGCGCGTCGATGACAAAACGTTCGCCGGTCCGCTGCTCGGCGCGGCCATCGTGTCGGCGCTCATTGCGGTGTTCGGCTGGGCATACGAAGACGGCCAGATGCGCAAGAAGGCGGCGATGGGCGGCCATGGGCAGGCTGCGCCGACGCGGTACACGCAGGTCGTGACGTTCGCACTCGCCGAGGGGAAGCTGGAGCAGGCGCGGAAATCCGGCATCATCCACGACCTCGAAAGCAGCGACAACCAGCTGCGCGACCTCGACGGGTTCCAGGACCTCCGGATCATCGTCTCGCCGGCGGCAACGGGGCCGTCGCAGGTGCTGGTCGAAACGACGTGGTCGGACCGGGAAGGTCTGGCAACCTACGAGGAGACTCGCCAGACGATGCTGGACATCATCGCCCGGCACACGGACGAAGTGGTCCCCGGGACCGTGCAGGTCTTCGACATGGAGGTCATCCGGGACACCAAGGATGTTACCTTCCGGTTCGGGACCGGTGCGGCGTTCACGGTCATCGCCGGGCTGATGCTCGGCGGATTCATGGTGGGCGCCGGCCTGAATCTCTTCGCGAGCGAATCGACCGGCACGGGCGGTGGAGCGCCTGCCCCGACCCCTGTGGACAACCCGTTCCGGGTGATTGCGACGGACAATAAGTTTGACAAGAAAGAGATCGTCGCCGGTCCGAATGCGGAGATCACGATTACGCTGGTCAACCGCGGCCGCGCGAAGCACAACATTCACTTCTATGACCGGAAGGGCGGACAAACGCTGGCGCCCGGCGCCGAGGGCGCCATTATCGACGGGGGCATGGAGACGAAGGTGACGTTTGTTACGCCAGGCCCCGGCGAGTACTACTTTGTCTGCGACCTGCACCCGGACCAGATGGACGGCATCTTCCGCGTGGTGGAGGGAGGCCCGGTGGGCACCGGCGAGCCGCCGGCCACCCCGGAAGCTTCTCCAGCGCCGGAAGGCTAA
- a CDS encoding MFS transporter, whose amino-acid sequence MAEFRPVPPVPGRSRGPSFRTGLVVFRNRHYRLLWLSSLFSFTGMQMQMVARALLAWELTGSFGAVGLISLSFGLPMLLFSLVGGSLADRFEKRNLTLASQLATGALALASALMLITGTITIGWLFVLGLGGGTAMALGMPARMPLMVYLVGPQNLMAAMAMSNAAMNFTRLFGPAAAGAMAAAWNLESVYFTQAALYAVACLALLGIPTGLGHSVAPPGTSRPGMWREIGDGLRYVMGDPRLRTLNLMMFTVAFFVMPYVMLLAGFVQEDLGKGEQEYGILQSVSGAGALLASLVIASLTAFDRKALLQWASGIVGGLGLVGLAVGSQAFGFAGALVATLILGLALTAYQTINGTLTMEAARPEFYGRVMSINMLSFSAMPLMAWPLGQLADLTGARAMFTGQGILVAAFMLVMAVLQPRHIFGRSPVLSAQDASQPPAPGQQPGPALGN is encoded by the coding sequence GTGGCTGAGTTCCGGCCGGTCCCCCCGGTGCCGGGGCGTTCGCGCGGCCCTTCGTTCCGCACTGGCCTCGTTGTGTTCCGCAATCGGCACTACCGGCTGCTCTGGCTCTCGTCGCTCTTCTCGTTTACCGGCATGCAGATGCAGATGGTGGCCCGCGCGCTCCTCGCCTGGGAGCTGACCGGCTCGTTTGGCGCCGTCGGCCTCATCTCGCTCTCGTTCGGGCTCCCGATGCTCCTCTTCTCGCTGGTCGGCGGTTCGCTCGCCGACCGCTTCGAAAAGCGGAACCTCACGCTCGCCTCCCAGCTCGCCACCGGCGCCCTGGCCCTCGCCAGCGCCCTCATGCTCATCACCGGGACCATCACCATCGGCTGGCTCTTCGTGCTGGGGCTTGGCGGCGGCACCGCTATGGCCCTCGGTATGCCGGCCCGCATGCCGCTCATGGTCTACCTTGTCGGCCCTCAGAACCTCATGGCCGCTATGGCAATGTCGAACGCAGCCATGAACTTCACCCGCCTCTTCGGTCCTGCCGCCGCCGGGGCGATGGCTGCCGCCTGGAATCTTGAGTCCGTGTACTTCACCCAGGCTGCCCTGTACGCCGTCGCCTGCCTCGCGCTCCTTGGCATCCCGACCGGCCTCGGACACTCGGTAGCTCCCCCGGGAACCTCCCGGCCGGGCATGTGGCGCGAAATCGGTGACGGGCTCCGCTACGTCATGGGCGACCCGCGCCTCCGCACGCTGAACCTCATGATGTTCACGGTCGCCTTCTTCGTGATGCCCTACGTCATGCTGCTCGCCGGCTTCGTCCAGGAGGACCTCGGCAAGGGCGAGCAGGAGTACGGCATCCTCCAGTCAGTCTCAGGAGCCGGGGCCCTCCTCGCATCGCTCGTCATCGCCTCGCTCACGGCCTTCGACCGCAAAGCCCTCCTGCAGTGGGCTTCCGGCATCGTCGGCGGCCTCGGCCTGGTCGGGCTTGCCGTCGGCTCACAGGCGTTCGGCTTCGCTGGCGCGCTGGTCGCAACGCTCATCCTCGGCCTGGCCCTCACCGCCTATCAGACCATCAACGGCACACTTACCATGGAAGCGGCGCGCCCCGAGTTCTACGGCCGCGTCATGAGCATCAACATGCTCAGCTTTAGTGCGATGCCGCTCATGGCCTGGCCGCTCGGACAGCTCGCCGACCTCACCGGCGCCCGCGCCATGTTCACCGGCCAGGGCATCCTCGTCGCCGCATTCATGCTGGTGATGGCCGTTCTCCAGCCTCGCCACATCTTCGGCCGC
- a CDS encoding acyl-CoA dehydrogenase family protein has protein sequence MARDYAADITDPVAREIVTNVGVWVDREVKPVASQYEHADEFPEPLVKGMADMGLFGIKIPEKYGGLDLSFECYAGVCIELARGWMSLAGIINTHVLVGYAISEYGTEEQKQKYLPKMVAPDIRCALSITEPDAGSDAAAIKTTARRDGDDYIINGQKMWVTNGQRAGVYLVLTKTDPDAQPRHRGITAFLVDAGTPGFTPGRKLEKLGYKGVETTELTFDDARVPATQVLGGKEGQGFQHVMSALEVGRINVAARGVGVAQAAFDEAIRYAQKREAFGKPIFEHQAQQLRLAEMITKIRAARLLTLDAARKKDSGARSDLDAGMAKLFATEIAQECVLDAMRIHGGVGYSKELPLERFYRDAPLMVIAEGTSDIQKIVIARNIVKEYPV, from the coding sequence ATGGCCAGGGATTACGCAGCTGACATCACGGACCCGGTGGCGCGGGAGATCGTCACCAACGTCGGGGTATGGGTGGACCGGGAGGTGAAGCCGGTCGCCAGCCAGTACGAGCACGCGGATGAGTTCCCGGAGCCGCTCGTGAAGGGCATGGCGGATATGGGGCTCTTCGGAATCAAGATACCGGAGAAGTACGGCGGGCTGGACCTGAGCTTCGAATGCTACGCGGGTGTGTGCATCGAGCTGGCGCGGGGCTGGATGAGCCTTGCGGGGATCATCAACACGCACGTTCTGGTTGGTTACGCGATCAGCGAATACGGCACCGAGGAGCAGAAGCAGAAGTATCTGCCGAAGATGGTGGCGCCGGACATCCGCTGCGCGCTCAGCATCACGGAGCCGGACGCCGGTTCGGACGCGGCGGCGATCAAGACGACGGCCCGCCGGGACGGCGACGACTACATCATTAATGGCCAGAAGATGTGGGTGACGAACGGCCAGCGGGCGGGGGTATACCTGGTCCTGACGAAGACCGACCCGGACGCTCAGCCGCGGCACCGCGGGATTACCGCGTTTCTCGTCGATGCCGGTACGCCCGGGTTCACGCCGGGGCGGAAGCTGGAAAAGCTCGGCTACAAGGGCGTGGAAACGACGGAGCTGACGTTCGACGACGCGCGGGTGCCGGCGACGCAGGTGCTGGGCGGCAAGGAGGGGCAGGGGTTCCAGCACGTCATGAGCGCACTCGAGGTCGGGCGCATCAACGTTGCGGCCCGCGGCGTCGGGGTAGCGCAGGCGGCCTTCGACGAGGCGATCCGGTATGCGCAGAAACGGGAGGCGTTCGGGAAGCCGATCTTCGAGCACCAGGCGCAGCAGCTGCGGCTGGCGGAGATGATCACCAAAATCCGGGCGGCGCGGCTGCTGACGCTGGATGCCGCGCGGAAGAAGGACTCCGGCGCACGGAGCGACCTCGATGCCGGCATGGCGAAGCTGTTCGCGACGGAGATTGCGCAGGAGTGCGTACTCGATGCGATGCGCATCCATGGCGGCGTGGGCTACAGCAAGGAGCTTCCGCTGGAGCGGTTCTACCGCGACGCGCCGCTTATGGTGATCGCGGAGGGGACGAGCGATATCCAGAAGATCGTCATCGCCCGGAACATCGTGAAGGAATACCCGGTCTAG